Within the Catalinimonas niigatensis genome, the region ACAAAGGGAAGACAAGGGGGTGGTAAGCATTTCCAGCTATTATATTTTTACTCTGGATGGAAATTTTCAAAAGATAGAAACTGAGGCAAGCGATCTTGCGGATAAGTTATCCTTAGACAGGAAGGAAAAGAAAGAAATGGAGAAATTTATTATTGAAAATCAATTAGACCTGAATTATGCTTCTGATTTTATCAAAGTTATCTATGAAGTGGTGCAGAATGATATTCAAAGCTAATAGGAGATAAAAGGTAGATTTTTATTGATGCATCTACCTTTTAATGAAAGTTTTTCAAAAATATATGTAAACTGGTATTTTGATTTCCAGAGAAAGTTTACGAGAGAAATTACCTACAAAAATCTTTTCAAAGATAGCTTGCGAACTAGGCAGGAAAATCATGTTAATGTTATGCTTATTTACATACCCCTTTATTTTGCTGATAAAATCCTGGTAAGTATCAAAACTAATCTTTTCATTTTGCTCAGCTTTTACCTCGCCCATAACGGAAGAGATGTCCTCAGCGGATTTAGCCTTGTTATCTTGAGCAGTTGCCTGTAGTACAAGTGTTTTCGCGCCGATTTTTTGTATCAGAGTATTTAAATGTTTGAAAGCAGGCTCATCAGTACGGGCATCCGTAAAGTCATTGACCACCAGGATATTCTCTATTTTTTTGTAGGTATTATTCTCCGGAACAAGTAGAGAAGGCGCTTTTCCTTTTTGTACAATCTTACTAGAGATACTGCCAATAGTACTGTCTACATCATCATGCGTGACCATACTGATCAGGTCATATTTATCTTCTTTAAGCATCTTATTAATCCCTTCCAGTACAGAGCCTTTGTCTGATTTATGTTCAATGTTAAGCTCTGCACCCTGACTATGCTGTGTTTTGATTTCACTGATCTCTTTCTGTAGTCCATCATTGGCTTGATCTAACTCTTCTTCTTTGAGTACTTCATTGAACAAGATGATCTGCGCTTTATCTTTTAGCCCTAAATCAATAGCATACATAAGGGCTAGCTCTGAGTGGTCCGATAGGTCGGTGGGCACTAAAATCTTTTCCATAGTATGTTTTTGTCGTTATTGTTCATAGTCTCAAATATACTAGCAGAAGGCCTTATTGTAAATGCATATGGCTATTCTGTTCTAAACCATGAGGATAAAAAACATAAAAAGCCAGATCAGTAATCAGGCATATTTTACTGAATTTTCTCTGGCTTCTCTCAATTTCTGAAAAAGCATTTTTTCTTCAGCGCTCAGGTTTTTAGGAAGTTCTACCTGTACCTTTGCATAGAGGTTGCCCTGTTTATCAGTTTGTTCATAGGATGGCATGCCCAGCCCTTTGAGTCTCAGTACTTTTCCATTTTCAGTACCTGCTTCAATATTGACATTAATTTTGCCCTTAAGCGTTTCAACTTGAACTTTACCTCCCAAA harbors:
- a CDS encoding universal stress protein, giving the protein MEKILVPTDLSDHSELALMYAIDLGLKDKAQIILFNEVLKEEELDQANDGLQKEISEIKTQHSQGAELNIEHKSDKGSVLEGINKMLKEDKYDLISMVTHDDVDSTIGSISSKIVQKGKAPSLLVPENNTYKKIENILVVNDFTDARTDEPAFKHLNTLIQKIGAKTLVLQATAQDNKAKSAEDISSVMGEVKAEQNEKISFDTYQDFISKIKGYVNKHNINMIFLPSSQAIFEKIFVGNFSRKLSLEIKIPVYIYF